One part of the Halopenitus persicus genome encodes these proteins:
- a CDS encoding ABC transporter substrate-binding protein: MYESTTSTRRRFLAAAGGTAAVGLAGCLGGSGGDLDELTVAHMPIYPDLQWYVMEGEGYLADVDAEIVGQEFTDGPAIIQALGGGDIDVAMFGIVPSIIAIDRGLPVKVTAANIQEMLGIMADEEFQSLWEEHGADAFAVWEERTGSPFEFGTFPQGSTPDVFLRYWLSDGLGLDPESDVTITEINGANAVWQAIANGEVDGTSIMEPVPTIASEEGSSVSLFKTAAEIMPGQPGAVVTMSDTVRESDLAGQFLSAHVRATEFIQENPDETAVHVEEGIGMPEERARTALESPLSNFITDPREIESGTEVFARFAEANDQTDERRTIDEIFDYNIYEAL; this comes from the coding sequence ATGTACGAATCGACGACGTCGACCCGGCGACGATTCCTCGCCGCCGCCGGCGGAACCGCGGCCGTCGGCCTCGCCGGCTGTCTCGGCGGATCCGGTGGTGATCTCGACGAGTTGACGGTCGCGCACATGCCGATCTATCCGGACCTCCAGTGGTACGTCATGGAGGGCGAGGGATACCTCGCGGACGTGGACGCCGAGATCGTGGGCCAGGAGTTCACCGACGGACCGGCCATCATCCAGGCGCTCGGCGGGGGCGACATCGACGTCGCGATGTTCGGCATCGTCCCGTCGATCATCGCGATCGACCGGGGGTTGCCGGTGAAGGTGACGGCCGCGAACATCCAGGAGATGCTGGGGATCATGGCCGACGAGGAGTTCCAGTCGCTGTGGGAGGAACACGGCGCGGACGCCTTCGCCGTCTGGGAGGAGCGGACGGGCAGTCCCTTCGAGTTCGGCACGTTCCCGCAGGGGTCGACGCCGGACGTCTTCCTGCGCTACTGGCTCTCCGACGGGCTCGGGCTCGACCCGGAATCGGACGTGACGATCACGGAGATCAACGGCGCGAACGCGGTCTGGCAGGCGATCGCCAACGGCGAGGTCGACGGGACCTCGATCATGGAGCCGGTGCCGACGATCGCGAGCGAGGAGGGGTCGAGCGTCTCGCTGTTCAAGACCGCCGCCGAGATCATGCCCGGCCAGCCCGGCGCGGTCGTGACGATGAGCGACACGGTTCGGGAAAGCGACCTGGCGGGCCAGTTCCTCTCCGCACACGTGCGGGCGACGGAATTCATTCAGGAGAATCCGGACGAGACCGCCGTGCACGTCGAGGAGGGGATCGGAATGCCCGAGGAGCGCGCGCGGACGGCGCTGGAGTCGCCGCTGTCGAACTTCATCACCGACCCGCGCGAGATCGAAAGCGGAACCGAGGTGTTCGCGCGGTTCGCCGAGGCGAACGATCAGACCGACGAGCGACGAACGATCGACGAGATCTTCGACTATAACATCTACGAGGCGCTCTAA
- a CDS encoding ABC transporter permease: MGTDDTTTTAGAEITGEEGSRDPGGDPGTPRSTDRSSIPGSIAGSIASRRAGYGAVGLAAFVVIWHLVSLTQPSYVLPTPIAVGATFIEEAASGGLTVAIGQSVLHWIPGTIAGTTLGVAAGVIAGWSRAADDLTSPVVRLLRPVPPLALIGFAIAWFGINHAGAAFIIAIGAFWINFYAAYGGVEGVSEDLLDVGRSLGVSEDRKLLRHIVIPAASPEILTGIRTGIGRCWMLVVAAEIFGVPGIGRRILRASNNLQVDVVIAYILVLSLLFLLVDTTFRAAQRRLLVWRGETR, encoded by the coding sequence ATGGGAACTGACGACACGACGACGACCGCCGGAGCGGAGATCACGGGCGAGGAGGGCTCGCGCGATCCTGGTGGCGATCCCGGGACACCCCGATCGACCGACCGATCGTCGATCCCGGGATCGATCGCGGGGTCGATCGCGTCGCGTCGCGCGGGATACGGCGCGGTCGGGCTCGCGGCGTTCGTCGTGATCTGGCACCTCGTTTCGCTGACGCAGCCGTCATACGTCCTCCCCACGCCGATCGCGGTGGGGGCGACGTTCATCGAGGAGGCCGCGTCGGGCGGGCTCACGGTCGCGATCGGACAGAGCGTGCTCCACTGGATACCGGGGACCATCGCCGGAACGACCCTCGGCGTGGCCGCCGGAGTGATCGCCGGCTGGAGTCGCGCCGCGGACGACCTCACCTCCCCCGTCGTGCGGCTGTTGCGCCCAGTACCGCCGCTGGCGCTCATCGGCTTCGCGATCGCCTGGTTCGGCATCAACCACGCCGGGGCGGCGTTCATCATCGCGATCGGCGCGTTCTGGATCAACTTCTACGCCGCCTACGGCGGGGTCGAGGGCGTCTCCGAGGACTTACTCGACGTCGGCCGGTCGCTGGGCGTCTCCGAGGACCGCAAGCTGCTCCGTCACATCGTCATCCCCGCGGCGTCCCCCGAGATCCTCACCGGGATCCGCACCGGGATCGGCCGCTGTTGGATGCTCGTCGTCGCGGCCGAGATCTTCGGCGTCCCGGGGATCGGCCGCCGGATCCTCCGCGCGTCGAACAACCTCCAAGTCGACGTGGTGATCGCCTACATCCTCGTGTTGAGCCTGCTGTTCCTGCTCGTCGACACCACCTTCCGGGCGGCACAACGTCGACTCCTCGTCTGGCGAGGTGAGACGCGATGA
- a CDS encoding MOSC domain-containing protein: MARLERIRVFPVKGLDGIDVETSTIREGGTLAYDREFGLVGDDGEVVNGKDFERIHELRTDFDTETGELSVGTPNGDSRRFALDEDDERSRAGDWFSDVFDADLTLERNSSVGFVDRPDMGPSVISTGTLEAVASWFDDLTVDGARRRLRANVEISEVEPFWEDRFVGDDAPAFTVGGVRFEGVTPCARCVVPSRDPDTGEPLPEFRTRFIEKRRETFPDWADPDAFDHHYTLMIIAGIPETDRGGSIRIGDEVRVVNR; this comes from the coding sequence ATGGCACGGCTCGAGCGGATCCGGGTGTTTCCGGTGAAGGGATTGGACGGGATCGACGTGGAGACGTCGACGATCCGGGAGGGCGGAACGCTGGCGTACGACCGCGAGTTCGGGCTCGTCGGCGACGACGGCGAGGTCGTGAACGGGAAGGACTTCGAGCGGATACACGAGCTCCGGACCGACTTCGACACCGAGACCGGCGAGCTCAGCGTCGGGACGCCCAACGGGGACTCGCGGCGGTTCGCACTTGACGAGGACGACGAGCGATCGCGTGCCGGGGACTGGTTCAGCGACGTCTTCGATGCGGACCTGACCCTGGAGCGGAACTCGTCGGTCGGGTTCGTCGACCGGCCCGATATGGGCCCGTCGGTCATCAGCACGGGGACGCTGGAGGCGGTCGCCTCGTGGTTCGACGATCTGACCGTCGATGGAGCCCGTCGCCGGCTGCGGGCGAACGTGGAGATATCCGAGGTCGAGCCCTTCTGGGAGGATCGGTTCGTGGGAGACGACGCGCCGGCGTTCACGGTCGGCGGCGTCCGGTTCGAGGGCGTCACCCCGTGTGCACGCTGCGTCGTTCCGAGCCGCGACCCGGACACCGGCGAGCCGCTGCCGGAGTTCCGCACGCGGTTCATCGAGAAGCGGCGGGAGACGTTTCCCGACTGGGCCGATCCGGACGCGTTCGACCACCACTACACGCTGATGATCATCGCCGGAATCCCCGAGACCGACCGCGGCGGATCGATCCGGATCGGGGACGAGGTGCGCGTCGTCAACCGATGA
- a CDS encoding DEAD/DEAH box helicase — protein MSDGHGGTDDSDVLTDASDAGVVDGSGDDDGSGDDDGDGDDAGDGDDAGGAVEESVPLEAFFDALQAEGRPVATAQQIARRLDVSQSTARTELDRLAANGDVGRADVESDPVVFYPERWNDLATRERVVVFPGRREIVVDQPTQYTRAQLAQFAHLVDTSGTDPGTRGYLYRIRQEDVWAAPFDDVDGLLASLRSVLPNRHEHLEEWIRDQWKRAHRFRLYTHDDGYVVLEAASESLLGTVAEDHLSDDHLRAPISETEAWANESAIAAIKRSLYEAGYPVEDDRDLEEGEPIDVDLRTDLREYQEGWVETFLEKRSGVYVGPPGSGKTVAAIGTLAAVGGETLILVPSRELAEQWRTELLAHTTLDPEQIGQYHGGEKAIRPVTVATYQTAGMDRHRQLFDSREWGLIVYDEAHHIPSPVFSRSADLQAKHRLGLSATPVRETGSEDEIYTLIGPPIGADWDALFEAGFVQEPEVEIRYLPWREDDARNAYVSADGRERYRLAASNPVKVAEIRTLLETQPEKKALVFVEYLDQGERIAEELSVPFISGETRHAERSRLFEAFRDGDRRVLVVSRVGDEGIDLPNAELAIVASGLGGSRRQGAQRAGRTMRPAGSALVYVLATRGSAEEEFAQRQMRHLAQKGIRVRETTVES, from the coding sequence ATGAGCGACGGACACGGCGGAACCGACGATTCCGACGTCCTGACCGACGCGAGTGACGCCGGTGTCGTGGACGGTTCCGGGGACGATGACGGTTCCGGGGACGATGACGGGGACGGGGACGATGCCGGGGACGGGGACGATGCCGGAGGCGCGGTCGAGGAGTCGGTCCCGCTGGAAGCGTTCTTCGACGCGTTACAGGCGGAGGGACGGCCGGTCGCCACGGCCCAGCAGATCGCTCGGCGGCTCGACGTGAGTCAATCGACCGCCCGCACGGAGCTCGACCGGCTGGCGGCGAACGGCGACGTGGGGCGCGCCGACGTGGAATCGGATCCGGTCGTGTTCTACCCCGAGCGGTGGAACGATCTCGCGACCCGGGAGCGGGTCGTCGTATTCCCGGGTCGTCGAGAGATCGTCGTCGACCAGCCGACACAGTACACTCGCGCGCAGCTCGCGCAGTTCGCACACCTCGTGGATACCTCCGGGACGGACCCCGGAACGCGCGGGTATCTCTACCGGATCCGCCAGGAGGACGTGTGGGCGGCGCCGTTCGACGACGTCGACGGACTGCTCGCAAGCCTCCGATCGGTGCTGCCGAACCGACACGAGCACCTCGAGGAGTGGATCCGCGACCAGTGGAAACGCGCCCACCGGTTCCGACTGTACACCCACGACGACGGCTACGTGGTCCTGGAGGCGGCCTCCGAGTCGCTGCTCGGAACGGTCGCCGAGGACCACCTCTCGGACGACCACCTCCGTGCCCCGATCTCGGAGACCGAAGCATGGGCGAACGAGTCGGCGATCGCCGCGATCAAGCGGTCGCTCTACGAGGCGGGCTACCCGGTCGAGGACGACAGGGACCTCGAGGAGGGCGAACCGATCGACGTCGACCTGAGGACCGACCTTCGGGAGTACCAGGAGGGATGGGTCGAGACCTTCCTCGAGAAGCGCTCGGGCGTCTACGTCGGCCCGCCGGGGTCCGGCAAGACGGTCGCGGCGATCGGCACGCTCGCCGCGGTCGGCGGCGAGACCCTGATCCTCGTTCCCTCTCGGGAGCTGGCCGAGCAGTGGCGAACGGAACTGCTCGCGCACACGACCCTGGACCCGGAGCAGATCGGCCAGTATCACGGCGGCGAGAAGGCGATCCGACCGGTGACGGTCGCGACCTATCAAACCGCCGGGATGGACCGCCACCGGCAGCTGTTCGACTCCCGGGAGTGGGGGCTGATCGTCTACGACGAGGCCCACCACATCCCGAGTCCCGTCTTCTCGCGGTCCGCGGATCTGCAGGCGAAACACCGATTGGGGCTGTCGGCGACGCCGGTTCGGGAGACGGGCAGCGAGGACGAGATCTACACCCTCATCGGGCCGCCGATCGGGGCCGACTGGGACGCCCTGTTCGAGGCGGGATTCGTCCAGGAACCCGAGGTCGAGATCCGGTACCTCCCGTGGCGCGAGGACGACGCGCGCAACGCGTACGTGAGCGCGGACGGGCGCGAACGATACCGGCTCGCGGCAAGCAACCCCGTGAAGGTCGCCGAGATACGCACCCTGCTCGAGACTCAGCCGGAAAAGAAGGCGCTCGTCTTCGTCGAGTACCTCGATCAGGGCGAGCGGATCGCCGAGGAGCTCTCGGTTCCGTTCATCAGCGGCGAGACGCGACACGCGGAGCGCTCCCGCCTGTTCGAGGCGTTCCGCGACGGTGACCGGCGCGTGCTCGTCGTCTCCCGGGTGGGCGACGAGGGGATCGACCTCCCGAACGCGGAGCTGGCGATCGTCGCCTCCGGGCTCGGCGGATCACGCCGGCAGGGCGCCCAGCGTGCCGGGCGGACGATGCGTCCCGCCGGGTCAGCGCTCGTGTACGTGCTCGCGACGCGCGGGTCCGCCGAGGAGGAGTTCGCGCAGCGCCAGATGCGCCATCTGGCGCAGAAGGGGATCCGGGTTCGGGAGACGACCGTCGAGTCCTGA
- a CDS encoding DoxX family protein, protein MASREVTLESTIGGFTAQGQLHTLSVWFILALRLMMGIAFLQSGVSKVLSGSFGAAGYLQNAPPSNGSPVADLFVAMGNTPWFVSFVDVAVPWGEVLIGLGLIVGFMTRLAAFWGAFMMLLFYLGNWDISHGYINGDFAYMLVFLSVAAFGAGRILGFDSYVENYDLGGETLIDRYPWMRYLLG, encoded by the coding sequence ATGGCATCACGAGAAGTCACGCTCGAAAGTACGATCGGCGGGTTCACCGCCCAGGGACAGTTACACACGCTGAGCGTCTGGTTCATCCTGGCGCTCCGGCTGATGATGGGGATCGCGTTCCTCCAGAGCGGCGTCAGCAAGGTGCTCTCCGGCAGCTTCGGTGCGGCCGGCTATCTGCAGAACGCGCCGCCGTCGAACGGGAGCCCGGTCGCGGACCTGTTCGTCGCGATGGGGAACACGCCCTGGTTCGTCTCCTTCGTCGACGTCGCGGTTCCGTGGGGTGAAGTCCTGATCGGGCTCGGCCTGATCGTCGGCTTCATGACCCGGCTGGCCGCCTTCTGGGGGGCGTTCATGATGCTGCTGTTCTACCTCGGCAACTGGGACATCTCCCACGGCTACATCAACGGGGACTTCGCGTACATGCTCGTGTTCCTCTCGGTCGCCGCCTTCGGCGCCGGCCGGATCCTCGGCTTCGATTCCTACGTCGAGAACTACGACCTCGGCGGCGAGACGCTGATCGATCGATACCCGTGGATGCGATACCTCCTCGGCTGA
- a CDS encoding MBL fold metallo-hydrolase, which yields MTTDVVRIGFGHGSPEGENSAYLLPERGVLIDPGPPGDAAFETLLSGIDDAGLDPVDLEHVLVTHWHADHAGSAPRIAEAADATLWMGATDAPLVRAYASERGRRLERDAAALQEWGVPEDTVEAVVAGDSPSPVPDETAVSDLQDGDVVAGLEVIETPGHTLGHVAFHDRADASDDHRPDASDDHGTDADDHREDRYPDRDALFVGDAVLATYTPNVGGGDTRLEDPLSTYRRTLDRLADRYDPESTTAYPGHGTPLALDDRIEAIREHHRDRRGNVVDVLSARSPAPATPWEIAQDLFGELRGIHAKMGAGEAASHLEALVATGDAELVDDDPLRYAIGESAE from the coding sequence ATGACCACCGACGTCGTCCGCATCGGGTTCGGACACGGCAGTCCCGAAGGCGAAAACAGCGCGTATCTGCTGCCGGAGCGCGGCGTCCTGATCGACCCCGGCCCGCCCGGCGATGCGGCCTTCGAGACGCTCCTGTCCGGCATCGACGACGCCGGCCTCGATCCCGTTGACCTCGAGCACGTCCTCGTCACCCACTGGCACGCCGACCACGCCGGATCGGCGCCGCGAATCGCCGAGGCGGCGGACGCGACGCTGTGGATGGGTGCCACGGATGCCCCGCTCGTTCGTGCGTACGCGAGCGAACGTGGCCGCCGGCTCGAGCGCGACGCGGCGGCGCTCCAGGAGTGGGGCGTCCCCGAGGACACGGTCGAGGCGGTCGTGGCCGGCGACTCTCCATCCCCGGTCCCCGATGAAACGGCCGTCTCGGACCTTCAGGACGGTGACGTCGTCGCCGGGCTCGAGGTCATCGAGACGCCCGGGCACACGCTCGGCCACGTCGCGTTCCACGATCGAGCCGACGCGTCCGACGACCATCGACCTGACGCGTCCGACGACCATGGAACCGACGCGGACGACCACCGCGAGGACCGCTACCCGGATCGGGACGCCCTCTTCGTCGGGGACGCGGTGCTTGCAACGTACACGCCGAACGTCGGCGGGGGCGACACGCGACTCGAGGACCCGCTATCGACGTACCGCCGGACGCTCGACCGGCTCGCGGACCGGTACGATCCCGAGTCGACGACCGCGTATCCGGGCCACGGAACCCCGCTCGCCCTCGATGACCGGATCGAAGCGATCCGCGAGCATCATCGCGACCGACGAGGGAACGTCGTCGATGTGCTCTCCGCGCGGTCACCCGCGCCCGCGACGCCGTGGGAGATCGCGCAGGACCTCTTCGGCGAGCTGCGCGGTATTCACGCCAAGATGGGGGCCGGGGAGGCCGCGAGCCACCTCGAAGCCCTCGTCGCGACCGGCGATGCCGAGCTGGTGGACGACGATCCGTTGCGTTATGCGATCGGCGAGTCGGCGGAGTGA
- a CDS encoding pyridoxal phosphate-dependent aminotransferase has protein sequence MTDRRTPDVDVGTDRTDAVAESVIREMTREALAHDAINLSQGIPDEDETPPAIKAAAKEAVDTDSQYTITWGLPELRETVSERYADWKGVRYDPETEVTITTGTSEALMSTLLSLVDGDDAVIYFEPVYESYIPASQFAGAEAIPLDITDDLTVDFDALAAAAERATVLVLNTPMNPTGKVFTRDELERIEEIVFEHDLIVLTDEIYEHIVYTDDYVSPVEVGDLADRTVVCTGMSKTFSVTGWRVGFCLAPEYLSAELRKVHDYTTICAPTPFQRAGVEALSLPDDYYTELSDSYERRRDLLCDGLERVGLDPVRPDGAYYVMTRYPTDESDVEFCRRLIREAGVAAVPGGSFYTDPDAESDWVRFTFSRNEPTLRKAIDRLAENRWW, from the coding sequence ATGACCGACCGGCGGACGCCCGACGTCGACGTCGGCACCGACCGCACCGACGCGGTCGCCGAGTCGGTGATCCGGGAGATGACGCGCGAGGCGCTGGCTCACGACGCGATCAACCTCTCGCAGGGCATCCCCGACGAGGACGAGACGCCGCCCGCGATCAAGGCCGCCGCGAAGGAGGCGGTCGACACCGACAGCCAGTACACGATCACGTGGGGGCTCCCCGAGCTCCGGGAGACCGTCTCCGAGCGGTACGCCGACTGGAAGGGCGTTCGATACGACCCGGAAACGGAGGTAACGATCACCACCGGAACGAGCGAGGCGCTGATGTCGACGCTCCTCTCGCTCGTGGACGGCGACGACGCCGTGATCTACTTCGAGCCGGTCTACGAGAGCTACATCCCGGCGAGCCAGTTCGCCGGTGCCGAGGCGATCCCGCTCGACATCACCGACGATCTCACGGTCGATTTCGACGCGCTCGCGGCCGCCGCCGAGCGCGCGACCGTCCTCGTTTTAAATACCCCGATGAACCCGACGGGGAAGGTCTTCACCCGGGACGAGCTCGAGCGGATCGAGGAGATCGTCTTCGAGCACGACCTGATCGTCCTCACCGACGAGATCTACGAACACATCGTCTACACGGACGACTACGTCAGTCCCGTCGAGGTCGGTGACCTGGCCGACCGTACCGTCGTCTGCACCGGCATGTCGAAGACGTTCAGCGTCACGGGCTGGCGCGTCGGCTTCTGTCTGGCACCGGAATACCTCTCCGCGGAGCTGCGGAAGGTCCACGACTACACGACGATCTGCGCGCCGACCCCCTTCCAGCGCGCCGGCGTCGAGGCGCTGTCGCTCCCCGACGACTACTACACCGAGCTCTCCGACTCCTACGAACGTCGCCGGGATCTGTTGTGCGACGGTCTCGAGCGTGTCGGCCTCGACCCCGTCCGCCCGGACGGCGCCTACTACGTGATGACCCGATACCCGACCGACGAGTCCGACGTCGAGTTCTGCCGCCGGCTGATCCGCGAGGCGGGCGTCGCGGCGGTCCCCGGCGGCAGCTTCTATACCGACCCCGACGCCGAGTCCGACTGGGTTCGGTTCACCTTCTCCCGGAACGAACCGACGCTTCGGAAAGCGATCGACCGACTCGCGGAGAATCGGTGGTGGTGA